In Chiloscyllium punctatum isolate Juve2018m chromosome 26, sChiPun1.3, whole genome shotgun sequence, the sequence TCATGAGAGCAGGTAAAGGGAGTCTTCACAAAAGTCCTTCCAACAGGTATTTTCCTGAACTAACCTAGTCAAAAAAGCCAGCTGGTGAAGGATACAACTTTAACTAATTCACTGTTGTAAGATCTGCCAGTTCATACACAGGCAGATCCCacaaagaaagaaacaaaaaaagagtttttattttgttaatgGAGGGTCAATATCAGCCAGGACATCAAGAAGAAATTCCCTGCACTTACACAAAATGCTAGTTGATGTCCAACTGAGAGGTCAGAATGAGCATTGGTTAACATCTCATCCTAAAGattagtgcagcactccatcagtaatGCATTGAAGTATCAGTCTAGTTTATTTGCCCAAAACTCTGGAGCAGCATCTTCAACCCACATTTTTCAGATCTGGATTGGATGGTGTCACTGAGCCAATGCAATACAGACATGGCTAAAAAGTTGACTGGGGCTATTCAAAAAGGAATGAAAAATATTGCTACAGATTTGGGAGGTGTTAGCATTTTTCAGAGACAAGGGAAGTTGAAGGGTGATTGTTTGGAAGGATAGAGCACTTAAGGTTGTCTTGTTGAGGCAGGAGGTTACAAGAGTGATTTGAAAGGGGGGGGCTCAGTTCTTGAGGACAGACCCATTGAAAATGTCATTTACATAACACAATAGAAATCAATTAAAAAAAGATTTTAGTTAGCCAAAGCTTGGGCTGAAGTTTACAGTTACCATAGGATTTATGTTTAGAAACAATTAATTGGAGACAGAATTTAGAAAAAATACAGAATACTGGGAACAAGGCAACAAGACCTTCCAAACTTTGTCAAAGTTTTGAAACCTTACTGCAATTTTAATATGAAACTTAGTAATTAGATTCATGGAGGCTTGAATTGGCTTAATAATGTATATGGATGTGCCAATGTTATGCATTAACAGCATACTTTTCTTTACAGATTAAGGTAAGCAACATGGATGTAGTCCTCATTATATACAGGATATTGGCGTTGTTTCTCAAGAATAATTTGAAAATTGCTTAAATCACAAGTTTTCATAAATTGCTCAACATCAGAAAATGTTTCACAGCAATAATTTATTAAATATTcaaaaaataaattggcaaaacAGTAAAAAATAAAAAAATCAGGAACTTGtgttattaaaataaaattgGGAGTTTTAAATATCTAGAACTTAATTGTTTGGTGACCAATACGGAGTGTAAAGAGGATAAGAGGGTAAGGCTATCAGAAGCAAGTAATCTATGACTGAGCTAACTCGTAGTAAAGACAAGTAAGAGCACAATGAGGAGATCCAAGGTAAACCATCTTGGTAGACAATGACTGATTCAGGTTTCACTTTGGACCTTGTGCTTCAGATTCTTCCTCATCATCCTCATACATCTCTCCTTCTTCATCTGCTGTGGCATCTTGGTACTGTTGGTATTCAGATACAAGATCATTCATATTACTTTCTGCTTCAGTAAACTCCATCTCATCCATGCCCTCACCAGTGTACCAGTGCAAGAACGCCTTCCTGCGGAACATGGCTGTGAACTGTTCAGAGATGCGTTTGAAAAGCTCCTGGATAGCAGTGCTGTTTCCAATGAAAGTGGAGGACATCTTAAGTCCACGGGGTGGGATATCACAAACAGCCACCTTGACATTGTTGGGGATCCATTCCACAAAGTAGCTGCTGTTCTTGCTCTGGATAGCCAACATTTGctcatcaacttccttcatggaCATCTTGCCTCTGAAGACAGTGGCTACTGTCAGGTACCTACCATGACGAGGATCACAAGCTGCCATCATATTTTTGGCATCAAACATCTGCTGGGTGAGTTCTGGGACAGTCAAAGCTCTGTACTGCTGGCTTCCTCGGGCTGTAAGTGGAGCAAATCCTGGCATAAAGAAGTGTAGGCGTGGGAAAGGTACCATATTCACTGCAAGCTTCCTCAGATCGGCATTAAGCTGCCCAGGAAACCTCAGGGAAGTGGTGACCCCACTCATGGTAGCAGATACCAAGTGGTTAAGGTCTCCATAGGTGGGTGTTGCAAGTTTGAGGGTCCTGAAGCAGATATCGTACAGCGCTTCATTATCTATGCAGTAAGTTTCATCTGTGTTTTCTACAAGCTGGTGGATTGAGAGGGTAGCATTGTATGGTTCTACCACTGTGTCGGAAACTTTTGGAGAAGGAACAACGCTGAAAGTGTTCATAATTCTGTCAGGGTATTCCTCACGAACTTTGCTAATAAGGAGGGTTCCCATGCCAGACCCTGTGCCTCCACCCAGGGAATGAGTAAGTTGAAAGCCTTGCAGACAGTCGCAATTTTCACATTCTTTTCTTACTACATCAAGGACTGAATCCACCAACTCTGCACCTTCTGTGTAATGGCCCTTTGCCCAGTTGTTTCCAGCTCCACTTTGTCCTATGATTAAAAAGGATGTCAAACACATGTAAACATTAAAATAGATGATAAAGAGTGTGCATACAAGGTGTAAACAAGTGTACAAATAGCTACTAGCATGGAGTATACTTTCTATCGAGGTAAAAGGTCTTCCCACATAATCAATCTAATTTGATTTTTGTGATCTGACTTCTTACTCTGGTGGCTACATTAGAAGCTTATCTATATCAGCACATAACCAACAAAATGTAGTTATTGCCAGCAATCAACTAAGACAATACCAAAGTTATCTTTTTATTGTTGTGATTATATGAAACTTTCAATCAACTCACTTTGCCCAGATCAGACAATGATGAGTTTATAGAGACAAAGATGCACTTCAAAATTAATAAGCACATTTATAATTAAAGTTGAATTAATATCAAAACATAATTAAGATCTGTAAGATGGTTAGTCCCCTTGGATGATGCCTATAGAAAGTCCAACACATGTGTAATTTCCCCATGAACAGTTACCAGGCCAGTTTGTCTACTGGCTGCCATCAGATAGAGTCCATGCCTGATGAGACTTAAAGGTGACTGAAGTAGTGGACAGGAGAATATCTTTGGAAGTTATTCATGATTTCGAAAAGGAATGCAATAAAGCATCTCATAAGAGACTTATCCAAAACTAAAGCTCATGGAATTGAAAACCAATTATTGATCTGGATAGGAAATTGGCTGAATGGAAGAAGACACAACAGTGATAATGGATAGATATTCCATCTAGTAACATGTAACTAGTGATGCCCCGAAACAATCCCTGTTGGAGCCTCAACTATTTATAGTATTGATTAACGACTTAGATGTTGACATAGAAAGCTGCAAATCTAAATTTGGCATGAATCAAAATGACTGGCAAGGTATACAATGTAGATGCAAGTATAATACTAAGAAGTGATATGGATAAAGTGAACAGACAACTGTAGTAAATGGAAATTGGAGGTCATCTATGCTGAATCAAAACAATGAAGTCTAAAGTAATATGGCAGTCACAATATATATAGTACTATCTCATCATAAACAGGTGCAGTAAATATCAAAAGGCTGATGTGTTGCTTACTTATCTAGAGAACTAGAATAAAATAAAAGTGGGTAGGAATTATGTTTCAGTTATCTAAGCCCTGGTTGGATTAACTCTGATGTACCGTGAGCAGTTATAGATAACCTGTCTTGGGAAAGATGCATTAACCTTGGAGATTGATCTGAGAGCTTACCAGAAGAATACTTGGCCTTAATTTTTTAGTTTTATGATGTTGGCCTTGCAATAATACTGGCTCAGTCaccacatccctaattgccttaaactgaagggcctgtttgaccatttcagggggcagttaagTCTCAATGCTGTGCATGAGAGTCACACATAGGGAATACCATGTAAAGATAtcaaaatttccttccctaatagGTACTAGCGAAATGGGTGGGTTTTTAATAACAATCATCAGTGTTTAGTAACTGAGA encodes:
- the LOC140496400 gene encoding tubulin beta-3 chain produces the protein MREIVHIQAGQCGNQIGAKFWEVISDEHGIDPSGNYVGDSDLQVERISVYYNEASSLKYVPRAILVDLEPGTMDSVRSGPFGHLFRPDNFIFGQSGAGNNWAKGHYTEGAELVDSVLDVVRKECENCDCLQGFQLTHSLGGGTGSGMGTLLISKVREEYPDRIMNTFSVVPSPKVSDTVVEPYNATLSIHQLVENTDETYCIDNEALYDICFRTLKLATPTYGDLNHLVSATMSGVTTSLRFPGQLNADLRKLAVNMVPFPRLHFFMPGFAPLTARGSQQYRALTVPELTQQMFDAKNMMAACDPRHGRYLTVATVFRGKMSMKEVDEQMLAIQSKNSSYFVEWIPNNVKVAVCDIPPRGLKMSSTFIGNSTAIQELFKRISEQFTAMFRRKAFLHWYTGEGMDEMEFTEAESNMNDLVSEYQQYQDATADEEGEMYEDDEEESEAQGPK